In Longimicrobiales bacterium, the following are encoded in one genomic region:
- a CDS encoding acyl-CoA dehydrogenase has product MSVTLPDVARQPLTLLSEEEQMFRDMVREFAEENVSPLVHDMDRDATMNPDLIPHLFELGLMGIEVPEDLGGTGSSFFTAVLVVEELSRVDPSVGVLVDVQNTLVNNCILRYGSAHLKEMYLPRLAAHVVGAYALSEAGSGSDAFALQTRAAKVDGGGWRIDGRKLWITNGGEAGTFIIFANTDPEQGYRGITAFIVDRDFQGFSVGKKEDKLGIRASSTVELIMDDCRVPDENVLGEVGKGYKIAIETLNEGRIGIGAQMLGLAQGALDHTTRYVQEREQFGRRIADFQGVQFQLAQMRTELEAVRLMVYNAARLKDSGDPFILEAAMAKLFSSQVAQRIASTCIDLYGGYGFTKEYPVEKLYRDAKIGTIYEGTSNMQLQTIAKLMMP; this is encoded by the coding sequence ATGTCCGTCACGCTGCCCGATGTCGCGCGCCAGCCGCTGACTCTGCTCTCGGAAGAGGAGCAGATGTTCCGCGACATGGTCCGTGAATTCGCCGAAGAGAACGTGTCGCCGCTCGTCCATGACATGGATCGCGACGCGACGATGAATCCCGACCTGATCCCGCACCTCTTCGAGCTGGGCCTCATGGGCATCGAAGTTCCCGAGGACCTGGGCGGAACCGGCTCCTCGTTCTTCACAGCCGTGCTCGTGGTCGAAGAGCTGTCGCGTGTGGATCCCAGCGTCGGTGTGCTGGTCGATGTGCAGAACACGCTCGTCAACAACTGCATCCTTCGCTACGGCAGCGCGCATCTGAAGGAGATGTACCTGCCGCGTCTCGCCGCGCACGTCGTCGGCGCGTACGCGCTCTCGGAGGCCGGGTCCGGCTCGGATGCGTTTGCGCTCCAGACGCGCGCAGCGAAGGTGGACGGCGGCGGCTGGCGCATCGACGGCCGCAAGCTGTGGATCACCAATGGCGGTGAGGCCGGGACATTCATCATCTTCGCGAACACCGATCCGGAACAGGGCTATCGCGGCATCACGGCATTCATCGTCGATCGCGACTTTCAGGGTTTCAGCGTCGGCAAGAAGGAAGACAAGCTCGGCATCCGGGCGTCGTCGACGGTCGAGCTGATCATGGATGACTGCCGTGTGCCCGACGAGAATGTGCTGGGTGAGGTCGGCAAGGGCTACAAGATCGCGATCGAGACGCTGAACGAAGGGCGCATCGGCATCGGCGCGCAGATGCTCGGGCTCGCGCAGGGCGCGCTCGACCACACCACGCGTTACGTCCAGGAGCGCGAGCAGTTCGGCCGCCGCATCGCCGACTTCCAGGGGGTGCAGTTCCAGCTCGCGCAGATGCGCACGGAGCTGGAGGCGGTGCGTCTGATGGTCTACAACGCGGCGCGCCTGAAGGACTCCGGCGACCCGTTCATCCTCGAGGCAGCGATGGCGAAGCTGTTCTCATCCCAGGTCGCGCAGCGCATCGCATCAACCTGCATCGACCTTTACGGCGGCTACGGCTTCACAAAGGAGTACCCGGTCGAAAAGCT